The proteins below come from a single Streptococcus porcinus genomic window:
- the rfbB gene encoding dTDP-glucose 4,6-dehydratase codes for MSEYKNIIVTGGAGFIGSNFVHYVYNNHPDVHVTVLDKLTYAGNKANIEAILGDRVELVVGDIADAALVDQLAAKADAIVHYAAESHNDNSLNDPSPFIHTNFIGTYTLLEAARKYDIRFHHVSTDEVYGDLPLREDLPGHGEGEGEKFTAETKYNPSSPYSSTKAASDLIVKAWVRSFGVKATISNCSNNYGPYQHIEKFIPRQITNILSGIKPKLYGEGKNVRDWIHTNDHSTGVWAILTKGRIGETYLIGADGEKNNKEVLELILEKMGQPKDAYDHVTDRAGHDLRYAIDSSKLRQELGWTPEFTNFEQGLEETINWYAEHEDWWKAEKAEVEAKYAKTQEVIS; via the coding sequence ATGTCAGAATACAAAAATATCATCGTAACTGGTGGAGCAGGCTTCATCGGTTCAAACTTTGTACACTATGTTTATAATAATCACCCAGATGTTCATGTCACAGTTTTAGATAAACTTACCTATGCTGGTAATAAAGCTAATATTGAAGCAATCTTAGGTGATCGTGTTGAACTAGTCGTTGGTGATATTGCTGATGCAGCTTTAGTTGACCAATTAGCTGCTAAAGCAGATGCCATTGTTCATTATGCTGCTGAAAGTCATAATGATAATTCCTTGAACGATCCTAGCCCTTTCATCCATACTAATTTTATCGGAACATATACCTTACTAGAAGCTGCTCGTAAGTATGACATCCGTTTTCATCATGTTTCCACAGATGAAGTTTACGGAGATCTTCCATTACGCGAAGACTTGCCAGGACATGGGGAAGGAGAAGGTGAGAAGTTTACTGCTGAAACTAAGTACAATCCTTCTTCACCTTATTCATCAACAAAGGCAGCATCTGATTTGATTGTCAAAGCTTGGGTACGTTCATTTGGAGTAAAGGCAACTATTTCAAACTGTTCTAACAATTACGGACCTTACCAACATATTGAGAAATTTATTCCTCGCCAGATTACCAATATCTTGTCAGGAATAAAACCAAAACTTTATGGTGAAGGAAAAAATGTCAGAGACTGGATTCATACTAATGACCATTCAACCGGAGTTTGGGCTATTCTAACCAAAGGCCGTATTGGTGAAACCTATTTAATTGGGGCAGACGGTGAGAAGAATAATAAAGAAGTGTTAGAATTGATTCTAGAAAAAATGGGTCAACCAAAAGATGCCTATGACCACGTCACTGACCGTGCCGGCCATGACTTACGGTATGCTATTGATTCAAGTAAACTACGTCAAGAGTTAGGCTGGACACCTGAGTTTACTAACTTCGAACAAGGATTAGAAGAAACAATCAATTGGTATGCAGAGCATGAAGACTGGTGGAAAGCAGAAAAAGCAGAAGTTGAAGCTAAATATGCAAAAACTCAAGAAGTCATTTCTTAA
- a CDS encoding glycosyltransferase family 2 protein codes for MLYNKKLLSIIVPCYNEEETVKLFLQETVQYENQLASKVDFEYIFVNDGSKDNTLSILKEMCYVKSNVHYLSFSRNFGKESALLAGLEHAKGDYITVMDADLQDPPELLVEMLNKIEQGYDIVGTRRKDRDGEPPIRTFFAKMFYKMISYLSDTTIVDGARDFCLMTRQVVDSILEMGEVNRFSKGIFAWVGYDTYYISFENRERVAGETSWNFWQLVKYSMEGFINFSEALLSIATYSGIFSFLASIIGILFVIVRKLTYGGSVDGWASIIVVILFIGGLQLLCLGILGKYVAKIFLETKKRPPYIIKERG; via the coding sequence ATGTTATATAATAAAAAGCTTCTATCTATTATTGTGCCATGTTACAACGAAGAGGAGACCGTTAAACTATTTTTACAAGAAACCGTTCAATATGAAAACCAACTGGCATCTAAAGTGGATTTTGAATATATTTTTGTCAATGATGGCTCTAAAGACAATACTCTTTCTATTTTAAAAGAAATGTGTTACGTTAAAAGTAATGTTCATTATCTGTCCTTTTCACGAAATTTTGGTAAAGAGAGCGCCCTACTTGCTGGTTTAGAGCATGCTAAAGGAGACTACATCACAGTAATGGATGCGGATCTTCAAGATCCGCCAGAGTTGTTGGTTGAAATGCTGAACAAAATTGAGCAGGGTTACGATATTGTCGGTACGCGGCGTAAAGATCGCGACGGTGAGCCTCCAATCCGAACCTTTTTTGCTAAGATGTTCTATAAAATGATTAGCTATCTCTCTGATACAACAATTGTGGACGGTGCAAGAGATTTTTGCCTTATGACAAGACAAGTGGTGGATAGTATTTTAGAAATGGGAGAAGTTAATCGCTTTTCAAAAGGAATCTTTGCTTGGGTTGGCTATGACACCTATTATATTAGCTTTGAAAATAGAGAAAGAGTTGCTGGGGAAACCTCTTGGAATTTTTGGCAGCTGGTCAAGTACTCAATGGAAGGCTTTATTAACTTTTCAGAAGCTTTGCTTAGTATAGCAACCTATAGTGGTATCTTTTCATTCCTGGCTTCAATTATCGGCATACTATTTGTTATTGTGCGTAAGCTAACTTATGGAGGTAGTGTTGATGGTTGGGCTAGTATAATTGTCGTCATTCTTTTCATTGGTGGTCTTCAATTACTATGTTTAGGTATCTTAGGAAAATATGTTGCCAAAATTTTCTTGGAAACCAAAAAACGTCCCCCTTATATTATTAAAGAACGTGGCTAA
- a CDS encoding lactonase family protein translates to MKTEVYFGTYTQNQAKGIYKAQFDQKTGSLSDLDNIIQTQSPTYLALSKKGILYSIVKGGNKGGIAAFNPNGQLINQLVSEGSPLCHIAIDERRQLVYGANYHKGEISVYHIQKNGGLQVADLVTLRGSGPHPNQKTSHAHYVGLSPDHYLITCDLGADKVRSYAISQKGSLDLITEYHSHPGSGSRHLVFHPNEKIAYLLCELSSTVEVLIYNGCGYFEHLQTISTLPENYDGFNATAAIRISTDGRFLYISNRGHDSIACFRIAKDAQLSLLDIVPCHGKTPRDFNLSPDQNYLLVGYQDSNHVSVFRRDQQTGQLNLVDESFYLPEAVCLLFA, encoded by the coding sequence ATGAAAACAGAAGTTTATTTCGGCACTTATACTCAAAACCAAGCTAAAGGTATCTATAAGGCACAGTTTGACCAAAAAACAGGGAGCTTATCAGATCTTGACAATATTATTCAGACACAATCTCCCACCTACTTGGCCTTATCCAAAAAAGGGATTCTTTATAGTATTGTCAAAGGTGGAAACAAAGGTGGTATTGCAGCCTTTAATCCAAATGGTCAACTGATTAATCAGCTTGTCTCAGAGGGCTCCCCCCTCTGTCATATTGCTATTGATGAACGCAGACAACTAGTTTATGGTGCCAACTATCATAAAGGGGAAATCAGTGTTTATCATATTCAAAAAAATGGTGGCCTACAAGTTGCCGACTTAGTCACCCTGAGAGGTTCTGGTCCCCACCCTAATCAAAAGACCTCCCATGCTCATTATGTTGGCTTAAGCCCAGATCATTATCTGATTACCTGCGATTTGGGAGCTGACAAGGTTAGAAGCTATGCCATTTCCCAAAAGGGAAGCCTGGATCTAATCACAGAATACCACTCCCACCCTGGCTCAGGGAGTCGCCACTTAGTTTTCCATCCCAACGAAAAAATCGCTTACTTACTATGTGAACTGAGCTCCACTGTGGAAGTCCTCATTTACAACGGTTGTGGCTATTTTGAACATCTCCAGACCATCAGTACCTTACCCGAAAACTACGATGGCTTCAATGCAACAGCTGCTATTCGCATCTCAACCGACGGTCGTTTCTTATATATAAGTAATCGAGGCCATGATTCAATTGCTTGTTTTAGGATTGCAAAAGATGCTCAGTTAAGTTTGCTTGATATTGTTCCTTGTCATGGTAAAACACCCAGAGATTTCAATCTTAGTCCTGATCAGAATTATCTCCTTGTAGGGTATCAAGATAGCAACCATGTGAGCGTCTTTAGACGTGACCAACAAACTGGTCAACTAAATCTAGTGGACGAGAGTTTTTACCTGCCTGAAGCAGTTTGTCTTTTATTTGCCTAA
- a CDS encoding NUDIX hydrolase has protein sequence MTKLATICYIDDGKSLLLLHRNKKENDVHEGKWISVGGKLEPGESPDQCAIREIYEETHLKVEEMAFKGVITFPNFTPGHDWYTYVFKVTAFSGQLISDQESREGTLEWVPYDQVLSKPTWEGDYDIFKWILEDRPFFSAKFRYGDNHQLLDKEVHFYDPSLTFKHNREEK, from the coding sequence ATGACTAAATTAGCGACAATATGTTATATTGACGATGGTAAATCACTTTTGTTATTACATCGCAATAAAAAGGAAAATGATGTCCATGAAGGGAAATGGATTTCTGTTGGTGGAAAACTTGAACCTGGTGAAAGTCCAGATCAGTGTGCCATCAGAGAGATTTACGAAGAAACCCATTTAAAGGTTGAGGAGATGGCTTTTAAAGGCGTGATCACGTTTCCTAATTTCACACCTGGTCATGATTGGTATACCTATGTTTTTAAAGTGACTGCTTTTAGCGGTCAGCTGATTTCAGACCAAGAGTCTCGTGAAGGAACCTTAGAATGGGTTCCCTATGATCAAGTTCTATCTAAGCCGACCTGGGAAGGTGACTACGATATTTTTAAATGGATTTTAGAAGATCGTCCCTTTTTCTCGGCCAAATTTAGATATGGTGATAATCACCAGTTATTAGATAAAGAGGTCCATTTTTATGACCCTTCTTTAACATTTAAACACAATCGAGAGGAAAAATAA
- a CDS encoding AI-2E family transporter — protein MIKKTDTPIENSWFYKWILNNKAVVSLFVLLLVFAIIFVFTKISFLFASLGSFLTILMLPLVISTILYYLTKPLVDGIENLGPSRTTSIIIVFTLILCLLIWAFASLIPMIGNQITTFIADLPKYIGTVNKETNKLLENDWLVSYRTELQDMVTNISKKAIDYAETFSKNAFEWAGSFASAIARITVSIIISPFIIFYFLRDSGKMKDGLVNVLPTKLRAPISRVLGDINKQLAGYVQGQVTVAIIVGFMFAIMFSLVGLKYSITFAIVAGVLNMVPYLGSFLAMVPVVIMALVQGPLMLVKVLLIFTIEQTIEGRFVTPLVLGNKLSIHPITIMFLLLTSGAMFGVWGVFLIIPIYASLKVIVKELFDWYKSVSNLYVDNKIIVEEKDERVK, from the coding sequence ATGATAAAAAAAACAGATACTCCAATTGAAAATAGCTGGTTTTATAAGTGGATTTTAAACAATAAAGCAGTGGTGAGTCTTTTCGTCTTACTTTTGGTTTTTGCAATCATCTTTGTTTTTACTAAAATCTCATTTTTATTTGCTTCGCTTGGCTCTTTTTTAACCATTTTAATGTTACCATTAGTGATTTCAACTATTTTGTATTACTTAACCAAACCTTTGGTTGATGGTATTGAAAATTTAGGTCCAAGTCGGACAACCTCAATCATTATTGTCTTTACTCTAATCCTATGCCTACTTATCTGGGCTTTTGCAAGTTTAATCCCAATGATTGGTAACCAAATTACGACTTTTATTGCGGACCTTCCCAAATATATCGGTACGGTTAATAAAGAGACCAATAAACTTTTGGAAAATGACTGGTTAGTCAGCTATCGCACAGAGTTACAAGATATGGTAACTAATATTAGTAAAAAAGCTATTGACTACGCTGAAACTTTCTCAAAAAATGCTTTTGAATGGGCGGGGTCGTTTGCTAGTGCTATCGCAAGAATTACCGTTTCAATTATCATTTCCCCCTTTATTATTTTCTACTTCCTAAGGGACAGTGGCAAAATGAAAGATGGTTTAGTGAATGTTTTGCCAACTAAACTAAGAGCTCCTATTTCGCGTGTGCTTGGAGATATCAATAAACAATTAGCGGGTTATGTTCAGGGACAAGTAACAGTTGCCATAATTGTTGGTTTCATGTTTGCTATTATGTTTAGTCTTGTCGGATTGAAATATTCCATTACCTTTGCCATTGTTGCTGGAGTCCTAAATATGGTCCCTTATTTAGGTAGCTTTTTAGCTATGGTGCCAGTTGTCATCATGGCTTTAGTTCAAGGGCCTTTAATGTTGGTAAAAGTTCTCTTAATCTTTACGATTGAACAAACCATTGAAGGACGTTTTGTAACTCCACTAGTTTTGGGCAATAAGTTAAGTATTCACCCAATTACCATTATGTTCTTACTCTTAACCTCAGGAGCTATGTTTGGAGTTTGGGGCGTCTTCTTGATTATTCCAATCTATGCTTCGCTAAAAGTTATCGTTAAAGAACTTTTCGATTGGTATAAGTCAGTAAGTAATCTTTATGTAGATAACAAGATTATTGTTGAGGAGAAAGACGAACGTGTTAAATAG
- a CDS encoding tetratricopeptide repeat protein gives MLNSEKMIASIEQQDLEHAEKYFKKALASDDDDSLLALGAYLESIGFLPHAKKLYQQLEDKYPEVNLNLAQIVAEDNDVEEAFLYLDRISPESPDYLHALLIMADLYDMEGLTDVAHEKLLEAQTLSDDPLIRFGLAELELDLGQFQTAINHYALLDNREILESTGVSTYQRIGRAYAGLGKFEAAIEFLEKAVQIAYDDETVYELATILYDQDDYQKANLYFKQLETMNPDFEGYEYGYAQSLHKEHKTAEALRLVQQALRKNAFDSQLLLLASQLAFETHDHQLAEEYLLEAKKITDNPEEVVMRLSTLYLDSDRYQEVVALGIEDTDNILTKWNLAKAYQALDQEEKALNLYQELADDLKDNPEFLLDYAYILRDFALLEKAKAVSQSYLALVPDDINMQQFLEELL, from the coding sequence GTGTTAAATAGTGAGAAAATGATTGCTTCGATTGAGCAACAAGACTTAGAGCATGCGGAGAAATATTTTAAGAAAGCCTTAGCAAGTGATGATGATGACAGTTTATTAGCCTTAGGCGCTTATTTGGAAAGTATTGGCTTTCTACCGCATGCCAAAAAACTTTATCAGCAACTTGAGGACAAGTACCCCGAGGTGAACTTAAATTTGGCACAAATTGTCGCAGAAGACAATGATGTCGAAGAAGCTTTCTTATACTTGGATAGGATTTCACCTGAAAGTCCAGACTATCTTCATGCTCTACTGATTATGGCCGATTTATATGATATGGAAGGTTTGACAGATGTTGCCCATGAAAAGCTCTTAGAAGCTCAAACTTTAAGTGATGATCCACTGATACGTTTTGGTTTAGCGGAATTGGAATTAGACTTGGGTCAATTTCAAACAGCTATTAACCACTACGCACTCTTAGATAATCGTGAAATATTAGAAAGTACGGGCGTCTCAACTTATCAACGGATTGGAAGAGCCTATGCTGGACTTGGTAAATTTGAGGCGGCTATTGAATTTTTAGAGAAAGCTGTTCAAATAGCCTATGATGACGAAACAGTCTATGAACTAGCAACTATCCTCTATGACCAAGATGACTATCAAAAAGCTAATTTATACTTTAAACAGCTGGAAACCATGAATCCAGATTTTGAGGGTTATGAATATGGCTATGCTCAAAGTCTACATAAAGAACACAAAACAGCAGAAGCGCTGAGATTAGTGCAACAAGCACTGCGAAAAAATGCCTTTGATAGCCAACTATTGCTATTAGCATCACAATTAGCCTTTGAAACGCATGACCATCAGTTAGCAGAAGAATATTTGTTGGAAGCTAAAAAAATCACGGATAATCCAGAAGAAGTAGTTATGCGCTTATCAACACTCTATTTAGACAGTGATCGTTATCAAGAAGTGGTTGCTTTAGGTATAGAGGACACAGATAATATCTTAACTAAATGGAATTTAGCCAAAGCCTATCAAGCCCTTGATCAAGAAGAAAAAGCACTAAATCTCTATCAAGAATTAGCAGATGACCTCAAAGATAATCCGGAATTCTTACTAGATTATGCTTATATATTACGTGACTTTGCTCTATTAGAAAAAGCTAAAGCTGTTAGCCAATCTTACTTAGCTCTGGTTCCAGATGATATTAATATGCAACAATTTTTAGAAGAGTTGCTCTAA
- the alsS gene encoding acetolactate synthase AlsS, producing MADIKENYGADLVVDSLINHDVQYVFGIPGAKIDRIFDTLEDKGPGPQLIVSRHEQNATFMAQAIGRITGKPGVVIATSGPGISNLATGLVTATAEGDPVLAIGGQVKRGDLLKRSHQSMNNVALLEPITKYSAEVHDADTLSETIANAYRKAKSGKPGASFISIPQDVTDSPVKVKAIKPLTAPKLGSASVEDINYLAQAIRNAVLPVLLLGNGASDEKVTASIRRLLDSVKLPVVETFQGAGIVSRELEEETFFGRVGLFRNQPGDMLLKKSDLVIAVGYDPIEYEARNWNAEISARVIVIDVAQAEIDTYFQPERELIGDIAETMDLLLPAVNGYALPQGSIDYLQNLKKNLDGDLKFDRRSKDGLIHPLDVMDILQEQIDDEMTVTVDVGSHYIWMARYFKSYEARHLLFSNGMQTLGVALPWAISAALVRPHKTVISVSGDGGFLFSAQELEVAVRLKLPIVHIIWNDGRYNMVEFQEEMKYGRSAGVQLGDVDFVKYAEAFGAKGYRVDSKQGFNERLAQAIKESEHGPVLIDIPIDYKDNGRLGETILPDEFY from the coding sequence ATGGCAGATATAAAAGAAAACTACGGGGCTGATCTAGTTGTTGACAGCCTCATTAATCATGACGTCCAGTATGTATTTGGTATTCCGGGTGCAAAGATTGATCGTATTTTCGATACTCTAGAAGATAAGGGTCCCGGTCCCCAATTAATTGTGTCACGGCACGAGCAAAATGCTACCTTTATGGCTCAAGCTATTGGTAGGATTACAGGAAAACCAGGGGTGGTCATTGCAACAAGTGGCCCGGGTATTTCCAACCTAGCAACTGGTCTAGTCACTGCAACAGCAGAAGGTGATCCTGTGCTGGCAATTGGTGGTCAAGTTAAACGTGGGGATCTCCTGAAGAGATCTCACCAATCCATGAATAATGTAGCTTTACTAGAACCTATCACTAAATATTCTGCGGAAGTTCATGATGCCGATACTCTGTCAGAAACTATTGCTAATGCTTATCGTAAGGCTAAATCAGGAAAACCTGGTGCTAGTTTTATTTCCATTCCTCAAGATGTGACAGACAGTCCCGTTAAGGTTAAAGCCATCAAGCCTTTAACAGCTCCCAAACTAGGATCTGCATCAGTGGAAGATATTAATTACCTAGCGCAAGCCATCCGTAACGCTGTTTTACCAGTTCTACTTTTAGGAAATGGAGCCTCAGATGAGAAAGTAACAGCTTCTATCCGTCGTCTCTTAGATTCTGTTAAATTACCAGTTGTGGAAACTTTTCAAGGGGCAGGAATTGTCTCGCGTGAATTAGAGGAAGAAACCTTCTTCGGTCGTGTTGGCCTTTTCCGTAACCAACCTGGCGATATGCTTCTTAAAAAATCTGATTTGGTTATTGCTGTTGGTTATGACCCTATTGAATACGAAGCCCGTAACTGGAATGCTGAAATTTCAGCGCGTGTGATTGTTATTGATGTCGCCCAAGCAGAGATTGATACTTATTTCCAACCAGAACGTGAGTTGATTGGTGATATTGCCGAGACTATGGATCTTCTCTTACCGGCTGTTAATGGCTATGCTCTGCCTCAAGGTTCTATCGATTATTTGCAAAATCTTAAGAAAAATCTAGATGGCGATCTTAAGTTTGATCGTCGGTCTAAAGATGGCCTAATCCATCCATTAGATGTTATGGATATCTTACAAGAACAAATCGATGATGAGATGACTGTTACGGTTGACGTCGGTAGTCACTATATTTGGATGGCTCGCTACTTCAAGTCTTATGAAGCCCGTCATTTGCTCTTTTCAAATGGTATGCAAACTTTAGGTGTTGCCCTTCCATGGGCTATCTCAGCAGCATTAGTGCGTCCTCATAAAACTGTTATTTCGGTATCAGGAGATGGTGGTTTTCTCTTCTCAGCACAAGAGTTAGAAGTAGCAGTGCGTTTGAAATTGCCAATTGTACACATTATTTGGAATGATGGTCGTTACAATATGGTAGAATTCCAAGAAGAAATGAAATATGGTCGCTCAGCAGGTGTTCAACTAGGCGATGTTGATTTTGTCAAATATGCAGAAGCTTTTGGTGCCAAGGGCTACCGGGTTGATAGCAAGCAAGGATTCAATGAAAGATTAGCGCAAGCCATTAAAGAATCAGAACATGGCCCGGTGCTTATAGATATTCCAATTGATTATAAGGATAATGGTCGCTTAGGCGAAACTATCTTACCAGATGAGTTTTACTAA
- the budA gene encoding acetolactate decarboxylase — protein sequence MTQTILFQHNSLAALMAGLYQGTMPLKQLLEHGDLGIGTLDQIDGELIILDGKAYQAIGTGAKVEVVALEGQETVPYAAVVKHQPVQNFSIDQTLSATALKEKLEAQFISRNLFHSLKIRGQFKNMHVRMIPKSPLGKSFAKIAQSQPEFKKEDVSGTLLGFWTPELFHGLSVAGYHLHFLSDDKQFGGHVLDFQIVNGQAEIGQVDGLLQDFPANNQAFRDANFDIEQLRKDIDQSE from the coding sequence ATGACACAAACAATACTTTTTCAACACAATAGTTTAGCAGCGCTGATGGCGGGGCTCTACCAAGGTACGATGCCCTTGAAACAGTTACTCGAACATGGGGATCTTGGGATTGGAACATTAGATCAGATTGATGGAGAATTGATTATTCTAGATGGCAAAGCCTATCAAGCCATAGGAACTGGTGCTAAGGTAGAGGTTGTGGCACTAGAAGGACAAGAAACAGTGCCCTATGCAGCAGTAGTCAAACACCAGCCAGTGCAAAACTTTTCTATTGACCAAACCTTATCGGCTACTGCTTTGAAAGAAAAATTGGAAGCTCAATTTATCAGTCGCAATTTATTTCACTCACTCAAAATTAGAGGGCAGTTTAAAAATATGCATGTTCGAATGATTCCCAAATCACCTTTGGGTAAGTCTTTTGCTAAAATTGCTCAATCACAGCCAGAGTTTAAAAAAGAAGATGTTTCTGGAACCTTACTAGGTTTTTGGACACCAGAACTCTTTCATGGCCTTAGTGTTGCTGGCTATCATTTGCATTTCTTATCTGACGATAAACAGTTCGGTGGTCACGTCTTAGATTTTCAAATAGTCAATGGTCAAGCTGAAATTGGGCAAGTTGATGGCTTATTACAGGATTTTCCTGCAAATAACCAAGCTTTTAGAGACGCTAACTTTGATATTGAACAATTAAGAAAAGATATCGATCAATCAGAATAA
- a CDS encoding NFACT RNA binding domain-containing protein, with protein sequence MSFDGFFLHHLSKELSEKLLFGRIQKVNQPYERELVLSIRNHRQNFKLLLSAHPVFGRIQITQSEFLNPAVPNTFTMMMRKYLQGAVIESFKQIENDRIIEIGVSNKNEIGDAIKTTLIIEIMGKHSNIILIDRNQDKIIESIKHVGFSQNSYRTILPGSAYREPPKSRGYNPYTISDEKLFEILQTQRLDAKNLQEHFQGLGRDSAQELARQVASDQKLKAFRQFFADETRPSLTAKSFAAIRFSDSHAYFEDLSSLLDHYYLDKAERDRVSQQASDLIHRVQNELDKNIKKLAKQEAELAATENAEDFRQKGELLTTYLSQVPNNKSSVRLENYYTGHDIDIALDLSLTPNQNAQRYFKKYQKLKEAVKHLSGLIAETKQSIAYFESVDYNLSQANRDEIEDIREELIEAGFMKRRSTDKRHKRKKPEQYLASDGQTIILVGRNNLQNEELSFKMAKKGELWFHAKDIPGGHVIIKDNLDPSDQVKTDAAELAAYFSKGRLSNLVQVDMIEAKKLHKPSGAKPGFVTYTGQKTLRVTPEKDKIEAMKIT encoded by the coding sequence ATGTCATTTGATGGCTTTTTCTTACATCACTTAAGTAAAGAACTTTCTGAAAAACTACTTTTTGGTAGAATCCAAAAAGTGAATCAGCCTTACGAAAGAGAATTAGTACTATCTATACGTAATCATCGACAAAATTTTAAATTACTACTATCAGCTCACCCTGTTTTTGGGCGTATTCAAATCACCCAGAGCGAATTCCTAAATCCAGCTGTGCCAAACACTTTTACCATGATGATGCGGAAATATTTGCAAGGGGCGGTGATTGAGTCCTTTAAACAAATTGAAAACGATCGAATTATTGAAATAGGTGTCTCTAATAAAAACGAAATTGGAGACGCCATCAAGACAACTCTGATTATCGAAATCATGGGCAAACACAGTAATATTATTTTAATTGATCGCAATCAAGATAAAATTATCGAGTCTATCAAACACGTTGGCTTCTCGCAAAATTCTTACCGGACCATTTTACCGGGTTCTGCCTACCGAGAACCTCCTAAAAGCCGAGGCTACAATCCCTATACGATTTCTGATGAAAAACTCTTTGAAATTTTACAAACGCAGAGGCTCGATGCCAAAAATCTGCAAGAACACTTTCAAGGACTTGGTCGCGACAGTGCCCAAGAATTGGCAAGGCAAGTGGCTAGTGACCAAAAACTTAAGGCTTTCCGACAATTCTTCGCAGACGAAACGCGTCCTAGCTTAACGGCAAAATCGTTCGCAGCTATACGTTTTTCAGACAGTCATGCTTACTTTGAAGATTTATCTAGCCTGCTAGACCATTATTACCTAGATAAGGCTGAACGCGACCGCGTTAGCCAGCAGGCTAGCGATTTGATACATCGTGTCCAAAACGAATTAGACAAGAACATTAAAAAATTAGCTAAACAAGAAGCCGAACTTGCTGCCACAGAGAATGCAGAAGATTTTCGTCAAAAAGGGGAACTCTTAACAACTTATTTAAGTCAAGTTCCCAACAACAAAAGTTCTGTTAGACTTGAAAACTACTATACAGGACATGATATTGATATCGCATTGGATTTGAGCCTGACTCCTAACCAAAATGCACAACGTTATTTCAAGAAATACCAAAAACTAAAAGAAGCAGTTAAGCATTTATCAGGTCTCATTGCTGAAACAAAGCAGAGCATTGCCTATTTCGAAAGTGTTGACTACAATCTTTCACAGGCTAATCGCGATGAGATTGAAGACATTCGAGAAGAATTAATTGAAGCAGGTTTCATGAAGCGTCGCTCAACTGATAAGCGACACAAGCGCAAGAAACCAGAACAATATCTAGCTAGTGACGGACAAACCATTATCTTGGTTGGTCGCAATAATTTGCAAAATGAGGAACTGTCCTTCAAGATGGCTAAAAAAGGGGAACTGTGGTTCCACGCCAAGGATATTCCAGGGGGTCATGTTATTATTAAAGATAATCTTGACCCAAGTGATCAAGTCAAAACAGATGCTGCTGAATTGGCAGCCTACTTCTCCAAAGGGCGCCTGTCTAATCTCGTTCAAGTAGATATGATTGAAGCCAAAAAATTACATAAACCAAGTGGCGCCAAACCTGGTTTTGTGACTTATACAGGTCAGAAAACGTTACGAGTTACCCCTGAAAAGGACAAGATTGAAGCTATGAAGATCACATAA